A segment of the Campylobacter vulpis genome:
GGAGGCTATACAAAACTTCGAGTCGTCATAAATGAGGGGCAAAATAGGGAACTTAGACGCTTTTTTGGTTATTTTGATTTAGAAGTCATGGACTTAAAAAGAGTGGCATTTGGAGTGCTAGAACTTGGAATGCTAAAGGCAGGGAAATACCGCTTTTTAGAGCGAGGCGAGTATGAAAAATTACGCGATTTTTTAAAAATCAATGGGATAAGATATTAAAATTAAAGGCTTTTTATGGAATTAAATCAGGTCATCGTGGCTTTTGCCTTGACAGCTTTTGCAGGCTTTTCGACCATCATCGGTGCAATTATGGCTTTTTTTACAAAAAAAGATGATTTACGCATACTTTCTTTTGGCTTGGGCTTTTCATCGGGGGTGATGATTTATATCTCTTTTATGGAAATTTTGCCCCATTCCATAGTCTCTATGCAAGAGCATCACAAAAATGGCGAACTTCTAGCCTTAGCTTGCTTTTTTGGTGGGATTTTACTCTCCTTAATCATCGACAGACTCATTCCAAAAGATGTCAATCCTCACGAACCACGAAACGATTTAAGTGAGCTTAAAATTTGTCCCCTCCCAAAAAATAATGAAAAAACTCCGCATTTTCACCCAGGAGAGCCTATTATTAATACACGCACTCTTAAAAGAACGGGAATTTTCACCGCTATTGCCATAGCGATTCATAATTTTCCTGAAGGCTTTGCCATTTTTTACGCTAGTCTTGAAAATATCAGCTTTGGTATAGCCATTGCCATAGCCATTGCTATTCACAATATTCCCGAAGGTTTAGCCGTGTCCTTACCTCTATATCACGCTACAAATGATAAGAAAAAAGCCTTCATCTACTCCGCACTTTCAGGTTTTGCCGAGCCTTTAGGTGCTTTAATAGGCTATTTAATCTTACTGCCCTTTATTGGGGAACTCGCCCTTGCTGTGAGTTTTGCTCTTGTGGCAGGGATTATGGTATTTATTTCCTTAGATGAGCTTTTACCTGCAGCAAAAACCTACGATAAAGCCCACGATAGCTTATACGGGCTAATAATAGGTATGGGCGTTATGGCTTTGAGTTTATATTTACTCGACTAAAACCT
Coding sequences within it:
- the zupT gene encoding zinc transporter ZupT, with translation MELNQVIVAFALTAFAGFSTIIGAIMAFFTKKDDLRILSFGLGFSSGVMIYISFMEILPHSIVSMQEHHKNGELLALACFFGGILLSLIIDRLIPKDVNPHEPRNDLSELKICPLPKNNEKTPHFHPGEPIINTRTLKRTGIFTAIAIAIHNFPEGFAIFYASLENISFGIAIAIAIAIHNIPEGLAVSLPLYHATNDKKKAFIYSALSGFAEPLGALIGYLILLPFIGELALAVSFALVAGIMVFISLDELLPAAKTYDKAHDSLYGLIIGMGVMALSLYLLD